Sequence from the Pseudomonadota bacterium genome:
CTCCGGCTTCAAAATAATATTTCGGTTTGGGCTTTAATTTTCCTGCCTCCATCCGGTTTAAAATCTGCGCTGCCTCTTCATCTGAAATGGGGGTTGGCTTTTCTCTTCCTCCGAGAAAGCCGCTTACTTTAGCAGTATCATTAACTATATGCCAGACTTCATCATCAAGCTCCATTTGCACCAAAACATACCCTGGATAAAATTTTCTGGTGGAAGTTTTTCTTTTTCCTTTAACAAGTTCCACAACCTGCTCTGTGGGAACCAACACTTCTCCGAACTTATCAGAACGATTATAAGTAGCTATCTTTTCTTCAAGTGCAGTTTTTACTTTGTCTTCGAACCCAGAATATACATGCAATATATACCACTTAAGAGCCACTCTCTTCCCCTCATTATTTTTGAAGAACTATATGGATAAGACTTGACAGACCCATATCAACCACACTTAGAAAAAACGAAACTATCACAACCAGGATAATGACAACTACCGTCGAAGAAATTGTTTGTTTTCTGGTAGGCCATGTAATTTTTTTAAGTTCAATTTTAACTTCTCTTAAAAATTGTAATATTTTCTCAATACGATTGTTTGCTTCTTTACCTGTTAGTGTTTTAGCCCCGGCTAAAGTTTTTTTTTGCGGAAATATATTTATCTTCTTCGTTTCT
This genomic interval carries:
- the nusG gene encoding transcription termination/antitermination protein NusG; translation: MALKWYILHVYSGFEDKVKTALEEKIATYNRSDKFGEVLVPTEQVVELVKGKRKTSTRKFYPGYVLVQMELDDEVWHIVNDTAKVSGFLGGREKPTPISDEEAAQILNRMEAGKLKPKPKYYFEAGDEIRVVDGPFTNFNGVVEEVNPEKGKIKVLVSIFGRSTPVELEFVQVTKI
- the secE gene encoding preprotein translocase subunit SecE, translating into MEKILQFLREVKIELKKITWPTRKQTISSTVVVIILVVIVSFFLSVVDMGLSSLIHIVLQK